In Deinococcus puniceus, one genomic interval encodes:
- a CDS encoding glucose-6-phosphate dehydrogenase assembly protein OpcA, which produces MTYATDLKAIGPADTTVRHAQLALDELWGQTQVETRAYTGNIVALTVKKHLGRVEEALAGLEGRYAGRQIIGVMDGTEDVVVHATLVPQPGGLYVERLILNASAEQLQGAILPLLRPATVNHIWWGADSRPTGPLLAELTDIADQVIADSLTLDIPPARHYALADLGWSRSAGWREALAQVFDSTDAARQLPRIDRLTVRYSGSKDLPARLFAGFIADTLGWKNMNDIELKRSRCHRENGDLCGVELSGDGVRFGLNAEDGDLTRVECHWDDMSRVTEVNVPQMSLAEGLARVMARPERGESFERAWKLAKASL; this is translated from the coding sequence ATGACCTACGCCACCGACCTGAAAGCCATTGGCCCTGCCGATACCACCGTGCGTCACGCCCAGTTGGCGCTGGATGAACTGTGGGGGCAAACTCAGGTGGAAACGCGGGCCTACACAGGAAATATCGTGGCCCTGACGGTGAAAAAGCACTTGGGGCGCGTCGAGGAAGCGTTGGCCGGACTGGAAGGCCGCTACGCCGGACGCCAGATTATCGGCGTGATGGACGGCACCGAAGACGTGGTAGTACACGCGACGCTGGTGCCGCAACCGGGCGGCCTGTACGTGGAGCGCCTGATTCTGAATGCCAGCGCCGAGCAGCTTCAGGGCGCGATTTTGCCGTTGCTGCGGCCTGCCACCGTGAACCATATCTGGTGGGGCGCAGACTCCCGGCCCACTGGCCCGCTGCTGGCCGAACTGACCGATATTGCCGATCAGGTCATTGCCGACAGCCTGACGCTGGATATTCCGCCTGCCCGGCACTACGCGCTGGCTGATCTGGGCTGGAGCCGCAGCGCGGGCTGGCGTGAGGCGCTGGCACAGGTCTTCGATTCCACGGATGCGGCCCGCCAACTGCCGCGTATAGACCGCCTGACCGTGCGCTATTCGGGCAGCAAAGACCTTCCAGCCCGCCTGTTCGCCGGATTTATCGCCGACACGCTGGGCTGGAAAAACATGAACGACATAGAACTGAAACGCTCGCGCTGCCACCGCGAAAACGGTGACTTGTGCGGCGTAGAACTGAGCGGCGACGGCGTGCGCTTTGGCCTGAACGCCGAGGACGGCGACCTGACCCGCGTGGAGTGCCACTGGGACGACATGAGCCGCGTGACCGAAGTGAACGTGCCGCAGATGAGCCTCGCCGAAGGACTGGCCCGCGTGATGGCCCGCCCCGAACGCGGCGAAAGCTTCGAGCGGGCGTGGAAGCTGGCGAAAGCGAGTTTGTAG
- the pgl gene encoding 6-phosphogluconolactonase, giving the protein MNIRTFPTPELTAAAAAEAFAQTARAAVRDRGAFHVALSGGSTPKLMYKVLRDMPEMPWQSVHIYFSDERSVGPDSPDSNYRLAQDELLNHVPVPPAQVHRMAGEVEPLETAAKAYAALLPAQLDAVLLGMGDDGHTASLFPGTAALNAGGRVAANFVPRLDTGRLTFTFAEINAARECWILVTGAGKAGVLRQVQRGEGGHPIAGVRDAVWFIDAAAGAELQ; this is encoded by the coding sequence ATGAATATCCGAACCTTCCCCACGCCCGAACTGACTGCTGCCGCCGCTGCCGAAGCCTTTGCCCAAACTGCACGGGCGGCGGTGCGGGATCGGGGCGCGTTCCATGTGGCCTTATCGGGTGGCAGCACGCCCAAGCTGATGTACAAAGTGCTGCGCGACATGCCGGAAATGCCTTGGCAATCCGTACATATCTATTTCAGCGATGAGCGCAGCGTGGGGCCAGACAGCCCGGACAGCAACTACCGTTTGGCGCAGGATGAACTGCTGAATCATGTGCCCGTGCCCCCCGCGCAGGTTCACCGCATGGCGGGCGAGGTGGAACCGCTGGAAACGGCGGCTAAGGCTTATGCCGCGCTGCTGCCTGCCCAACTGGACGCCGTGCTGCTGGGCATGGGCGACGACGGACACACCGCCAGCCTGTTCCCCGGCACTGCCGCGCTGAATGCGGGCGGGCGCGTGGCCGCCAATTTCGTGCCTCGTCTGGACACGGGCCGCCTGACCTTCACTTTTGCCGAAATTAATGCCGCCCGCGAATGCTGGATTCTGGTCACGGGTGCAGGCAAGGCGGGTGTGTTGCGTCAGGTGCAGCGAGGCGAAGGCGGCCACCCCATCGCAGGCGTCAGGGACGCGGTGTGGTTTATAGACGCGGCGGCGGGGGCAGAGTTGCAATAG